A genomic region of Trifolium pratense cultivar HEN17-A07 linkage group LG3, ARS_RC_1.1, whole genome shotgun sequence contains the following coding sequences:
- the LOC123918448 gene encoding uncharacterized protein LOC123918448 isoform X1: MAGCLTDLAKTYVEKLINGAIAETRPVFCFTCIANEFEEEKVRLEAERITLEQRAKVAAGRDKDIQANVCFWEKEVDKIIQEDIKTKKTCFFGLCPDCIWRYKRGKELANKMEEIKRLTEKGEKLENIELPRRLPDVERYSSEYYIAFKSRESKYKELLDALKDDNNYIIGLQGMGGTGKTTLAKEVGKELKQSEQFSHVIDTTVSFNPDIKKIQDDIAGPLGLKWEDCNDSDRPKKLWSRLINGEKILLIMDDVWDRDIPLDFDQIGIPKRDNHKGCRILITTRSKRIFNKMDCDKNIELELLSEEESWTMFKRYAGISDSSSKNLISKGRKIANECKRLPVAIAVIASSLKGQQLRKHEWDVTLKSLKKHVSMHGVDDYLVGIYKCLKISYDYMKDEKAKGLFLLSSVFPEDKEISIGVLTRLGIGTGLLGEDYGSYDDARNQVVVAKNKLIDSCLLVEVGERLVKMHDLVRDAAQWIANKEIRGVNLSNKDQKSSVEREKNIKYLFCEGKDMDFFSCKYDGSKLETLIVNMDRDEDHKCTEVPISFFENIVKLRVLYFSANGKQPLSLPHSIQSLANIRSMLIEQVDLGDISVLGNLQSLETLDLIKCTIIELPHKITKLGKFKLLTLAGCEIRRNNPFEVIERCSALEELYFLDSFNSFCLEITLPELQIYRVCKEWHVMNYSLSKYVSFCSGDDAYFFSKETFKYCMQTAEVLQLDGIKEGWKNLMPEIVPIDLGMNDLVELRLRCISQLQCLIDTIGSQVPKVLLKLVVLELNRMENLKELFNGSLSFDSLKNLEKLLIKDCQNFQSLFNCKLNLCNLKTVTLQKCPMLVSLFPLSTFRNLVLLEKLHIVDCEGLKNIIKDERREEESIEEINESDNDNKSYGSMFPKLKVLHIEGCHRLESVLPILSCQDLQVLESIRIIRCDELKYIFGKYQHVQLGSLKQIQLCQLPNFKDIFPKYSHSISSLLNEPSSTSRDGFKAQIQLEPIKCNIFSWSCVCCHGHATKYRHKLGSVSTTRIPLAYEDQLQDNSTTSVSHSRCLQIWERVQCLPVQPHIMCNIKEITLSHFLKIKSVFTLSIAPRMLVETLSIRNCHELKHILVDIGDHDSGGNNWGDVFPKLKSVYVEDCMQLEYIVGQYSENHQNHTEIHLHLPALQCLNLCNLPSLVAMCPKQYCTTFPPLKELELKKCYQIAIKSIGEFIIHSISESLDNINMKELTGSVEHFSALESLMVYNSKAENIFCLNEIDGQQINLRLQRIGLYDLHDMMFLFVGPKDSFALKNLTSIKIVRCEKLEIVFSTSILRCLSQLLYLRIEECKELKYIIEDDMQNQNLLNSLSSKTCLPKLKTLAVVKCYKLKCVFPVSICKELPELKALVITEADELEEIFKSECDQKVQIPNLNIVVFDKLPSLFQTEGIQFEAAKNRFVQNCQNLSLTSTLTPSVIFDIQYRLGTDFETMKNLLNPFQQLQQESKDHDPGDENLSAETNKDNSVGIEVETALGHELTSSQIQMKQIPEAQHEIVENDPDVEIPSVALLPMNLELVNEQSMSQQYLTNQQHPHAEIDTVVIPSRGNDCLNETEDQLNHEGYTPVKIVAATMSTISDARNELPIQLVSPKQKEQDVDVGETMDTAKTNDDQVSPNDDVVMKVSSIIEEHFSKDDEFRVSKSKPSPSNNIPLPLAFQTPSMPYEVKTSQIMEDFSSPSLVMRELEQLVSKKHLDYENLSLLTDFLVKHPSVILRDTSLSNRYKGYAYNCLAELLKFLQTHSVLDVLGSCHFEFVEILQDVRRFGFDKDWLDGVEKRALFPDLQFSQDALLTLLDSKKQVTKDVEVMRSKIDILTQHVEDLKHQLTSSEAILESIIQQEAQVLESKAALSAPLGY, from the exons ATGGCGGGTTGCTTGACTGATTTGGCGAAGACATATGTGGAAAAATTGATAAATGGGGCAATAGCAGAGACACGTCCTGTATTTTGCTTCACATGCATTGCTAATGAGTTCGAAGAAGAAAAGGTTAGGTTGGAAGCAGAAAGAATAACTTTGGAGCAACGTGCTAAAGTGGCAGCAGGAAGAGATAAAGATATTCAAGCTAATGTTTGTTTTTGGGAAAAGGAAGTCGATAAGATCATTCAAGAGgacatcaaaacaaaaaaaacatgtttttttggaTTATGTCCTGATTGCATATGGCGATATAAAAGGGGAAAGGAGTTGGCAAATAAGATGGAGGAGATTAAACGATTAACAGAAAAGGGAGAGAAACTGGAAAACATTGAACTCCCTCGCCGTCTTCCAGATGTTGAACGTTATTCATCTGAGTATTACATTGCTTTTAAAAGCAGAGAGTCAAAATACAAAGAACTTCTGGATGCACTAAAAGATGACAACAACTATATAATCGGATTGCAAGGGATGGGAGGCACTGGAAAAACTACATTGGCCAAAGAAGTGGGTAAAGAGCTAAAGCAATCTGAACAATTCTCTCATGTCATTGACACAACTGTGTCGTTTAATcctgatataaaaaaaattcaagatgaTATTGCTGGACCTTTAGGACTGAAATGGGAGGACTGTAATGACTCAGACCGACCCAAAAAACTGTGGAGCAGATTAATAAATGGTGAGAAAATTCTTCTAATAATGGATGATGTGTGGGATCGAGATATACCTCTTGATTTTGATCAAATAGGAATTCCAAAACGAGACAATCACAAAGGTTGCAGAATTCTTATAACCACACGCAGTAAACGAATATTCAACAAAATGGATTGTGATAAGAACATTGAGTTGGAGCTCTTATCTGAAGAAGAATCATGGACCATGTTCAAAAGGTATGCTGGAATAAGTGACAGTTCTTCAAAAAATTTGATCAGTAAGGGACGCAAAATTGCTAACGAATGCAAACGATTACCGGTTGCAATTGCAGTTATCGCCAGCAGTTTAAAGGGCCAACAACTTCGCAAGCATGAATGGGATGTGACCTTAAAATCCTTGAAGAAGCATGTGTCCATGCATGGTGTTGATGATTATTTGGTGGGAATTTATAAATGTTTGAAGATTAGCTATGATTATATGAAGGATGAAAAAGCCAAGGGGTTGTTTCTCTTATCTTCTGTATTCCCAGAAGATAAAGAAATCTCTATTGGAGTTCTAACTAGACTTGGCATTGGAACAGGCCTTCTTGGAGAAGATTATGGAAGCTACGATGATGCTCGAAACCAAGTAGTTGTAGCCAAAAATAAACTCATAGATTCTTGTTTGTTGGTGGAGGTCGGTGAAAGACTTGTAAAAATGCATGATTTGGTTCGTGATGCAGCTCAATGGATAGCAAACAAAGAGATTCGAGGTGTAAATTTGTCTAACAAAGATCAAAAATCATCGGTTGAAAGGGAAAAGaatattaaatatttgttttgtgaAGGGAAGGACATGGATTTTTTTTCCTGTAAGTATGATGGTTCCAAACTGGAGACTCTCATTGTCAACATGGATAGAGATGAAGACCACAAATGTACGGAAGTCCCAATTTCTttctttgaaaatattgttAAGCTTCGAGTTTTATACTTTTCAGCTAATGGCAAACAACCTCTATCATTGCCACATTCAATACAGTCATTGGCGAATATTCGATCTATGTTGATTGAACAAGTGGATTTAGGTGACATCTCTGTTTTGGGAAACCTGCAAAGTCTTGAGACTCTTGACTTGATTAAATGCACAATCATTGAATTGCCAcacaaaattacaaaattggGGAAATTTAAATTGTTAACCTTGGCAGGATGTGAAATTAGAAGGAATAATCCATTTGAGGTTATTGAAAGATGCTCAGCACTTGAAGAATTGTATTTTCTTGACAGTTTCAACAGTTTTTGTCTAGAAATAACCTTACCTGAGTTGCAAATTTATCGTGTTTGTAAAGAGTGGCATGTGATGAATTATTCATTATCAAAATATGTGTCTTTTTGTTCAGGTGatgatgcatattttttttcaaaagaaacaTTCAAGTATTGCATGCAAACAGCAGAGGTTCTTCAACTAGATGGAATTAAGGAGGGATGGAAAAATCTGATGCCTGAGATCGTTCCTATAGATCTAGGTATGAATGATCTTGTTGAGCTTCGTTTGCGTTGTATTTCACAGTTACAGTGTCTCATTGACACTATTGGTTCTCAAGTACCAAAAGTATTGTTGAAGTTGGTTGTACTAGAACTGAATAGAATGGAAAATTTGAAAGAACTATTCAATGGTTCCCTTTCTTTCGACTCTTTGAAGAATTTAGAGAAGCTATTGATAAAGGATTgtcaaaattttcaaagtttGTTCAATTGCAAGCTAAATCTCTGCAATCTAAAGACTGTGACACTCCAGAAATGTCCAATGTTGGTTTCCTTATTTCCACTGTCAACTTTTCGGAACCTGGTGCTGCTAGAGAAATTGCATATAGTTGATTGTGAAGGActgaaaaacataataaaagatGAAAGAAGAGAGGAGGAATCAATAGAAGAAATAAATGAAAGTGATAATGATAACAAGAGTTATGGCTCAATGTTTCCAAAATTAAAAGTTCTTCATATTGAGGGATGTCACCGATTAGAATCAGTACTTCCCATCCTCTCTTGTCAAGACCTTCAGGTACTAGAAAGTATTAGAATAATAAGATGTGATGAGCTGAAATACATATTTGGAAAATACCAACATGTTCAACTCGGTTCACTAAAACAAATACAGCTTTGTCAATTACCAAATTTCAAggatatttttccaaaatattcTCATTCCATCTCTTCGCTCTTGAACGAGCCATCTTCCACTTCTAGAGATGGTTTCAAGGCACAAATACAATTGGAACCTATCAAAtgcaatatattttcttggagtTGTGTATGTTGTCATGGTCATGCGACTAAATATCGACACAAACTTGGAAGTGTGTCAACTACTAGAATCCCATTGGCTTATGAGGATCAACTGCAGGACAACTCAACAACATCA GTATCGCATTCACGGTGTCTTCAAATATGGGAACGTGTTCAATGTCTTCCAGTACAACCGCATATCATGTGCAATATTAAAGAGATTACATTGTCTCATTTTTTGAAGATAAAATCAGTGTTTACGCTGTCTATTGCTCCAAGAATGTTGGTGGAAACTTTGAGTATTAGGAACTGTCATGAATTGAAGCACATATTAGTAGACATTGGAGATCATGACAGTGGTGGAAATAATTGGGGCGATGTCTTCCCAAAATTGAAAAGTGTCTATGTTGAAGATTGCATGCAGTTGGAATACATAGTTGGACAATACAGTGAAAACCATCAAAACCACACTGagattcaccttcatcttcCGGCATTGCAATGTCTCAATCTTTGCAATCTGCCAAGTTTAGTCGCCATGTGTCCCAAACAATATTGCACAACATTTCCACCTTTGAAAGAACTTGAACTCAAAAAATGCTACCAGATTGCTATCAAATCTATTGGTGAATTCATTATTCATTCAATTTCAGAATCCCTGGACAATATAAACATGAAG GAATTGACTGGGAGCGTGGAGCATTTTAGTGCTTTGGAAAGTCTCATGGTATATAACTCAAAAgcagaaaatatattttgtctCAATGAAATAGATGGACAACAAATAAACTTAAGGTTGCAAAGAATTGGGTTATATGATCTGCATGATATGATGTTTCTTTTTGTTGGTCCCAAAGATTCATTTGCACTAAAAAACCTTACAAGCATAAAAATCGTGCGATGTGAAAAATTGGAAATTGTCTTCTCCACTTCCATTTTAAGATGCCTATCACAATTGCTTTATCTAAGAATAGAAGAATGCAAAGAGTTGAAATATATCATTGAAGATGACATGCAGAATCAAAACTTGTTAAATTCCTTGTCCTCAAAGACATGCCTCCCAAAGCTAAAAACACTTGCTGTAGTGAAGTGTTACAAATTGAAATGTGTCTTTCCGGTCTCCATATGTAAAGAGCTTCCCGAGTTAAAGGCTCTGGTGATAACAGAAGCAGATGAGCTCGAGGAAATATTCAAAAGTGAATGTGACCAGAAAGTCCAAATTCCAAATCTAAATATTGTAGTATTTGACAAACTACCAAGCCTCTTCCAAACCGAAGGAATTCAATTTGAGGCGGCAAAAAATCGTTTTGTTCAAAATTGTCAAAACCTTTCTTTGACTTCAACATTAACTCCTTCTGTCATCTTTGACATTCAATATCGCCTAGGCACAG ATTTTGAAACAATGAAAAATCTTTTGAATCCATTTCAACAATTACAACAAGAGTCCAAAGATCACGATCCTGGTGATGAAAATCTAAGTGCAGAAACCAATAAAGATAATTCTGTTGGGATTGAAGTTGAAACAGCATTAGGACACGAGTTGACTTCTTCACAG ataCAAATGAAACAAATACCGGAGGCACAACAtgaaattgttgaaaatgaTCCTGATGTAGAGATACCATCAGTAGCACTATTACCAATGAATTTAGAA TTGGTGAATGAACAATCAATGAGTCAACAATATTTGACGAACCAACAACATCCACATGCAGAAATTGATACTGTTGTCATACCTTCTCGGGGAAATGAT TGTTTGAATGAAACAGAGGACCAACTTAATCATGAAGGTTATACACCAGTCAAAATTGTAGCTGCAACTATGTCTACTATTTCAGATGCAAGGAATGAGTTACCGATACAATTGGTTTCTCCTAAACAAAAG GAACAAGATGTTGACGTCGGAGAAACTATGGATACTGCTAAGACTAATGATGATCAAG TTTCTCCAAATGATGATGTTGTCATGAAAGTAAGCTCAATTATCGAGGAACATTTTTCTAAGGATGATGAGTTTAGAGTTTCAAAATCGAAGCCCTCTCCTAGCAATAATATTCCTTTGCCTCTTGCATTTCAGACTCCTTCAATGCCTTATGAAG TGAAAACTTCTCAAATAATGGAAGATTTTAGTTCTCCTTCTCTTGTCATGCGGGAGCTTGAGCAACTGGTCTCCAAGAAGCATTTGGATTATGAAAATTTGTCTTTGTTGACTGATTTTCTTGTTAAGCATCCTTCGGTTATTTTAAGGGACACTTCACTAAGTAACAGATACAAGGGTTATGCATACAACTGCCTAGCTGAGCTATTGAAATTCCTCCAAACACATAGTGTGTTGGATGTGCTAGGTTCATGCCACTTTGAATTTGTTGAGATATTACAGGATGTGCGCAGATTTGGTTTTGATAAGGATTGGTTGGATGGTGTCGAAAAGCGAGCTTTGTTTCCTGATTTGCAATTCTCTCAAGATGCATTGCTAACACTATTGGATTCCAAGAAACAGGTTACCAAGGATGTTGAAGTGATGCGTTCGAAGATAGACATTTTAACGCAACATGTTGAAGATCTTAAGCATCAATTGACCTCCTCTGAAGCTATTTTGGAGAGTATCATTCAACAGGAGGCACAAGTTTTAGAATCTAAGGCTGCTTTAAGTGCTCCTCTTGGCTATTAG